A genomic stretch from Falco cherrug isolate bFalChe1 chromosome 3, bFalChe1.pri, whole genome shotgun sequence includes:
- the SOCS6 gene encoding suppressor of cytokine signaling 6, which produces MKKISLKTIRKSFNLNKSKDESDFVVVQQPSLSEFGKDDSLFGSCYGKDLASCEVNSEDEKGGKNRSKSESLMGTLKRRLSAKQKQKGKGSTPSVSSADDDTFSSSSAPITFKDVRAQRPLRSTSLRNHHYSPTPWPLRPTNSEETCIKMEVKVKALVHSSNPSPALNGVRKDFHDLQSDSVFQEQNNALKNTESQNGDLHLHIDEHVPVVIGLMPQDYIQYTVPLDEGMYPLEGSRSYCLDSSSPMEVSTVSSQVGGNAFHEEESQVDQDVVVAPDIFVDQTVNGLLIGTTGVMLQSSRVNHSDVPPLSPLLPPMQNNQIQRNFNGLNGTDAHVAESMRCHLNFDPNTAPGVGRVYDSVQNSGPMVVTSLTEELKKLAKQGWYWGPITRWEAEGKLANVPDGSFLVRDSSDDRYLLSLSFRSHGKTLHTRIEHSNGRFSFYEQPDVEGHTSIVDLIEHSIRDSENGAFCYSRSRLPGSATYPVRLTNPVSRFMQVRSLQYLCRFVIRQYTRIDLIQKLPLPNKMKDYLQEKHY; this is translated from the coding sequence atgaagaaaattagtCTCAAAACAATTCGCAAGTCCTTTAacttaaataaaagtaaagatGAAAGTGACTTTGTAGTGGTTCAGCAGCCATCGTTAAGTGAATTTGGAAAAGATGACTCCTTGTTTGGCAGCTGCTATGGTAAAGATTTGGCTAGCTGTGAAGTCAATAGTGAAGATGAAAAAGGCGGCAAAAATAGATCAAAAAGTGAAAGCTTAATGGGTACGTTAAAAAGGAGgctttcagcaaaacaaaaacagaaaggcaaaggcagcacaCCATCTGTAAGCTCTGCAGATGATGAcaccttttcttcctcatctgctCCAATAACCTTCAAAGATGTGCGAGCtcaaagacctctgagatcCACCTCCCTCCGTAATCACCATTACAGTCCAACTCCATGGCCTCTTCGACCTACAAATTCAGAAGAGACTTGCATCAAAATGGAAGTGAAAGTGAAGGCCTTGGTCCATTCCTCTAATCCAAGCCCAGCACTGAATGGTGTTCGAAAGGACTTCCATGACTTGCAGTCAGACAGCGTGTTCCAGGAACAAaacaatgcattaaaaaatacgGAATCTCAGAATGGGGACTTGCATCTTCATATTGATGAACATGTGCCTGTAGTTATTGGATTAATGCCTCAGGACTACATTCAGTATACTGTGCCTTTAGATGAGGGAATGTATCCTTTGGAAGGATCACGTAGTTACTGTCTGGATAGTTCCTCACCCATGGAAGTTTCAACTGTTTCTTCTCAAGTGGGGGGGAATGCTTTCCATGAAGAAGAGAGCCAAGTGGATCAGGATGTAGTCGTTGCACCGGATATCTTTGTGGACCAGACAGTGAATGGCTTGTTGATTGGTACCACAGGGGTCATGTTGCAAAGCTCAAGAGTTAATCACAGCGATGTCCCTCCACTCTCGCCTTTGCTACCTCCAATGCAGAATAATCAAATCCAAAGGAACTTCAATGGATTAAATGGCACAGATGCCCATGTGGCTGAAAGTATGCGCTGCCATTTGAATTTTGATCCTAACACTGCCCCTGGAGTTGGAAGAGTTTATGATTCTGTTCAGAACAGTGGTCCTATGGTTGTGACAAGTCtcacagaagaactgaaaaaacttGCAAAACAAGGATGGTACTGGGGCCCCATTACACGttgggaggcagagggaaaatTAGCTAATGTGCCTGATGGCTCGTTTCTCGTTCGAGATAGTTCTGATGATCGTTATCTTTTAAGTTTGAGTTTTCGTTCCCATGGAAAAACTCTTCACACTAGAATTGAACACTCAAATGGTAGGTTTAGCTTTTATGAACAACCAGATGTGGAGGGACATACGTCTATAGTTGACTTAATTGAACATTCAATCAGGGACTCTGAAAATGGAGCTTTCTGCTATTCGAGATCCCGACTGCCTGGATCTGCAACTTACCCAGTGAGACTGACAAATCCAGTATCTCGGTTTATGCAGGTGCGTTCTTTACAATATCTGTGTCGTTTTGTTATACGTCAGTACACCAGAATAGACCTGATTCAGAAACTGCCTTTGCCAAACAAAATGAAGGATTATTTACAGGAAAAGCACTACTGA